From one Humulus lupulus chromosome 8, drHumLupu1.1, whole genome shotgun sequence genomic stretch:
- the LOC133797555 gene encoding probable L-type lectin-domain containing receptor kinase S.5, whose protein sequence is MNIYCFDFYFQIIIRMKKMIWRLVVFLVLLLPLPGAAAAAVLPVEKQFGPFDPSYYSIFSVLTPATISNGALQVTPDSAGNFTLANRSGRIFFNQSFKLWDESSNKVASFNTSFLFNMFRNNGSSGPGEGLAFVIAPNNVDLPPGSSGQYLGLTNATTDGNSSNKIVAVELDTVKESFDPNDNHLGLDINSVKSIKTVNLSAFGIEIAPVGTRFHMVWIQYDGDSKRLSVFLAEQKRESDLTFVIQPRPTKPLMTANLDLSKLVNQNSYLGFAASTGDTFQLNCVLRWNLTVEKLPGGDDQTSGGNRNIGVAVGLGVSGAVILVVGLMGLSYYIYRRRKVASDPAILGALKSLPGTPREFMFSELKKATNNFDEKRKLGQGGFGVVYRGLLPKERVEIAVKKFSRENLKGKDDFLSELTIINRLRHKHLVSLLGWCHKNGSLLLVYDYMPNGSLDNHLFCSPEQEPLSWNLRYKIATGVASALHYLHNEYELKVVHRDLKASNIMLDAHFNARLGDFGLARAIDNERTSYADQHLDGVPGTLGYIAPECFHTGKATRESDVYGFGAVLLELVCGQRPWTKMESFNSLVDWIWWLHREGCLLKGVDERLGSDYTEEEAERLLLLGLACSHPNAGERPTTEAIIQIISGSVAVPHVPPFKPSFVWPSYMPDGAALGLDSSSYTNSNANSMATSITTGSSWHVGWTP, encoded by the exons AtgaatatatattgttttgatttCTATTTCCAAATCATTATTAGAATGAAGAAGATGATTTGGAGGTTGGTCGTTTTTCTGGTTCTGCTACTCCCGCTGCCGGGGGCGGCGGCGGCAGCGGTGTTACCTGTTGAGAAACAGTTCGGACCATTCGACCCATCTTACTACAGCATCTTCTCCGTACTAACGCCAGCCACCATAAGCAACGGCGCTCTACAAGTGACTCCAGACTCGGCCGGGAACTTCACCTTGGCCAACCGCTCCGGCCGAATCTTCTTCAACCAATCTTTCAAGCTCTGGGACGAGTCTTCCAATAAGGTGGCCTCCTTCAACACTTCATTTCTCTTTAACATGTTTCGGAACAACGGGTCTTCGGGTCCGGGAGAAGGTTTGGCTTTTGTTATAGCTCCTAATAACGTGGACCTTCCTCCGGGAAGCAGCGGTCAGTACCTGGGTTTGACCAACGCCACCACTGACGGAAATTCCAGCAACAAAATCGTCGCCGTCGAGCTCGACACGGTCAAGGAGAGCTTCGACCCGAATGACAACCATTTGGGTCTCGATATAAACTCAGTCAAGTCCATCAAGACTGTCAATCTCTCCGCCTTCGGCATCGAGATCGCCCCCGTCGGTACCCGGTTCCATATGGTCTGGATCCAATACGATGGCGATTCGAAAAGGCTCAGCGTTTTCCTGGCCGAGCAGAAACGGGAAAGTGATTTGACTTTCGTGATCCAGCCCAGACCCACCAAGCCCCTCATGACGGCGAATCTTGACCTCAGCAAGCTCGTCAACCAAAATTCCTACCTGGGTTTCGCCGCATCCACCGGGGACACATTCCAGCTGAATTGCGTGCTGAGATGGAATCTGACGGTGGAGAAGCTTCCGGGTGGAGATGATCAGACTAGCGGAGGGAACAGGAATATCGGGGTTGCGGTGGGGTTGGGGGTGTCCGGAGCGGTGATTCTGGTGGTGGGATTAATGGGGTTGTCTTATTACATTTATCGGCGGCGGAAGGTGGCTTCGGACCCGGCGATTTTGGGGGCACTGAAGAGCCTTCCGGGCACGCCTAGGGAGTTCATGTTCAGCGAGCTGAAAAAGGCGACCAACAATTTTGATGAGAAACGGAAATTGGGTCAGGGAGGTTTTGGTGTGGTTTATAGAGGTTTGTTGCCTAAAGAGAGGGTCGAAATTGCTGTGAAGAAATTCTCAAGGGAAAATCTCAAAGGCAAAGATGATTTCTTGTCCGAGTTAACCATCATTAATCGTCTTCGTCACAAACACTTGGTCAGCTTACTCG GGTGGTGCCACAAGAACGGGTCATTGCTACTTGTATACGACTACATGCCCAACGGCAGTCTGGACAACCACCTCTTCTGCAGCCCGGAGCAGGAGCCACTGAGCTGGAACCTCCGTTACAAGATCGCAACCGGGGTGGCCTCGGCCCTGCATTACCTCCACAACGAGTATGAGCTGAAGGTGGTCCACCGTGACCTCAAAGCCAGCAACATCATGCTGGATGCTCACTTCAACGCCCGCCTCGGTGACTTCGGCCTGGCGCGCGCCATCGACAATGAGCGCACCTCCTACGCCGACCAGCACCTCGACGGCGTCCCTGGCACGCTAGGTTACATTGCCCCTGAGTGTTTCCACACCGGCAAGGCCACCCGCGAGTCTGATGTATACGGCTTTGGTGCTGTCCTGCTTGAGCTCGTCTGCGGCCAGAGGCCATGGACCAAGATGGAAAGCTTCAACTCCCTGGTAGATTGGATATGGTGGCTGCACCGGGAGGGCTGCCTTCTCAAGGGGGTCGACGAGAGGCTGGGAAGTGACTACACGGAGGAGGAGGCTGAGAGGCTTCTGCTGCTGGGATTGGCTTGTTCCCATCCTAATGCCGGGGAGAGACCAACAACGGAGGCCATCATTCAGATCATCTCCGGGTCGGTTGCGGTGCCCCATGTCCCGCCTTTCAAGCCATCTTTCGTGTGGCCGTCGTATATGCCCGATGGGGCGGCGTTGGGGTTGGACAGTAGCAGTTACACTAATTCTAACGCCAATAGCATGGCCACTAGTATCACTACTGGCTCCTCTTGGCACGTTGGTTGGACGCCTTAG
- the LOC133797554 gene encoding chaperone protein ClpD, chloroplastic, with the protein MSPHPPPTLMRLSSSPVTVPCLVPISLLKSSSATSSDHVHRRFSSLGVAAFSSSSSFSFLLSQTQTHLPFPFLETRRSKWTRTRTRKLRVSAVFERFTERAIKAVIFSQREAKALGCDMVFTQHLLLGLIAEDGGNGFLGSGITMDQARHAVRTIWRHQIPSQSDPSFSSSVQIPFSISTKRVLEAAVDYSRARGHNFIAPEHIAIGLFTSDDGSAARVLQRLGAKVDKLAAVAASKLQGELAKDGRELPGASQGLGEKSLSDKATTTRLSGRTKEKSALDQFCLDLTARASEGLLDPVIGRDVEVQRVVQILCRRTKNNPILLGQSGVGKTAIVEGLATRIADEDVPGYLLSKRVMSLDVALLMAGAKERGELEKRVTTLISEIQKAGDVILFVDEVHILVEYSTAGQGNKGSGLDIANLFKPPLGRGELQCIASTTADEYRLHFEKDKALARRFQPVWINEPSKDDAVKILLGLCKKYEAHHNCRYTLEAINAAVSLSARYISERYLPDKAIDLIDEAGSKARIEAFKKKREHQTSVLSKSPDEYWQEIRTTQAMHEVVLASKSRNVTTPGMDDIDSDSVLPTSSNDEPPVVGPNDIAKVASLWSGIPVEQLTADDRMLLIGLEEQLRKRVVGQDEAVTAICRAVKRSRVGLKDPNRPTAALLFCGPTGVGKTELTKALAASYFGSEEAMLRLDMSEYMERHTVSKLIGSPPGYVGYGEGGTLTEAIRRRPHTVVLFDEIEKAHPDIFNILLQLFEDGHLTDSQGKRVSFKEALVVMTSNIGSSAIAKGRQNSIGFLLSDEPSSYSGMKAIVMEELKAYFRPELLNRIDEVVVFRPLEKPQMLEIFNIMLQEVKGRLVSLGIGLEVSESIKDLICQQGYSKTYGARALRREITSIIEDLLSEALLAGDYKPGDTAIIDLDDTGNPHVTNQSNPRMHLSDTTPIL; encoded by the exons ATGTCTCCTCATCCTCCTCCAACGCTCATGCGTCTCTCGTCATCACCAGTCACTGTCCCATGCCTTGTGCCAATCTCACTCCTCAAGTCTTCGTCTGCTACTTCCTCCGATCATGTCCACCGCCGATTTTCCTCTCTTGGGGTCGCAgctttttcttcatcttcttctttctcttttctGCTCTCCCAAACGCAAACCCATTTGCCTTTTCCGTTTCTGGAGACCAGACGAAGCAAGTGGACGAGGACCAGGACGAGGAAGCTCCGTGTCTCTGCAGTGTTTGAGCGTTTTACTGAACGAGCAATTAAGGCTGTTATATTCTCCCAGAGGGAAGCCAAAGCCTTAGGCTGCGACATGGTCTTTACTCAGCATCTTTTGCTGGGTTTGATCGCCGAGGACGGTGGAAATGGCTTTCTTGGATCAGGCATCACCATGGACCAGGCCCGTCACGCCGTTCGCACTATCTGGCGTCACCAAATTCCTTCGCAATCTGATCCCAGTTTCAGTTCTTCTGTTCAAATCCCCTTTTCCATTAGCACCAAACGCGTTCTTGAGGCTGCCGTTGACTATTCCAGGGCGAGGGGTCACAATTTCATTGCCCCTGAGCACATCGCCATCGGCCTGTTTACTTCCGATGATGGCAGCGCTGCTCGGGTCCTCCAGAG ATTAGGGGCAAAAGTGGACAAGTTGGCTGCTGTGGCAGCCTCCAAACTTCAAGGGGAGCTTGCCAAAGATGGTAGAGAATTGCCTGGAGCATCCCAAGGTTTGGGTGAAAAATCTTTGTCCGACAAAGCTACTACGACAAGATTATCTGGGAGAACAAAAG AGAAAAGTGCTCTGGACCAATTTTGTTTGGACTTGACTGCTCGTGCTAGTGAGGGACTTCTTGATCCTGTCATTGGTCGAGATGTCGAAGTTCAGAGAGTTGTTCAGATACTTTGTCGCAGAACCAAGAATAACCCTATTCTTCTTGGTCAAAGTGGGGTAGGAAAAACAGCCATTGTGGAAGGACTGGCAACTAGAATTGCAGATGAAGATGTTCCTGGTTATCTCTTG TCAAAACGCGTAATGTCCTTGGATGTAGCGCTATTAATGGCTGGGGCAAAAGAGAGGGGAGAATTAGAGAAAAGAGTTACTACACTGATAAGTGAAATACAAAAAGCTG GGGATGTAATTCTTTTCGTTGATGAAGTCCACATACTTGTCGAATACAGCACGGCTGGACAAGGAAATAAGGGGTCTGGTCTTGATATTGCTAATCTCTTCAAACCACCACTTGGGAGGGGTGAATTACAG TGCATTGCGTCGACAACTGCTGATGAATACAGGCTACATTTTGAAAAGGATAAAGCACTAGCACGAAGGTTTCAGCCAGTGTGGATCAATGAACCAAGCAAG GATGATGCAGTGAAGATACTGTTAGGTCTATGTAAGAAATATGAAGCCCATCACAACTGCAGATATACTCTGGAAGCCATAAATGCTGCTGTGAGTTTAtcagcaagatatatttccgaaAGATACCTTCCCGATAAAGCTATTGATCTCATTGATGAGGCAGGAAGTAAAGCTCGTATTGAAGctttcaagaagaaaagagaacaTCAAACTAGTGTACTTTCGAAATCTCCTGATGAGTATTGGCAAGAGATTAGAACTACGCAGGCCATGCATGAAGTG GTCCTTGCAAGCAAGTCAAGAAATGTTACCACTCCTGGCATGGATGATATCGATTCAGACTCTGTTTTGCCGACTTCATCAAATGATGA ACCTCCAGTGGTGGGACCAAATGATATTGCAAAAGTTGCTTCCCTATGGTCAGGAATCCCTGTTGAGCAGCTCACAGCAGATGATAGAATGCTTCTTATTGGTCTTGAAGAACAGCTGAGGAAACGGGTTGTGGGTCAAGACGAGGCTGTCACTGCTATTTGTCGAGCTGTGAAGAGATCTCGGGTTGGTCTGAAGGATCCTAATAGACCCACCGCAGCTCTGCTCTTTTGTGGACCTACTGGAGTTGGTAAAACTGAACTAACAAAAGCATTGGCTGCAAGCTACTTCGGATCG GAGGAAGCCATGCTCCGCCTTGACATGAGTGAATACATGGAGCGACATACTGTGAGCAAATTAATTGGATCACCCCCTGGTTATGTTGGCTATGGAGAGGGGGGAACTTTAACAGAAGCTATTCGAAGGCGTCCACATACAGTTGTATTATTCGATGAAATTGAGAAGGCACATCCAGATATATTTAATATTCTTCTCCAACTGTTTGAAGATGGTCACCTTACAGATTCTCAG GGGAAAAGAGTATCATTTAAAGAGGCATTGGTGGTGATGACTTCCAATATTGGGTCGTCTGCCATAGCAAAGGGTAGACAGAATTCCATCGGTTTCCTCCTCTCTGATGAACCCAGTTCATATTCTGGAATGAAAGCAATTGTAATGGAAGAACTGAAAGCATATTTTCGTCCAGAATTGCTCAACCGTATTGATGAAGTAGTAGTTTTTCGTCCCCTTGAAAAGCCTCAG ATGCTTGAGATTTTTAACATCATGCTGCAAGAGGTGAAGGGGAGGCTGGTGTCGTTAGGAATTGGTTTGGAAGTGTCAGAGTCGATCAAGGACCTCATATGCCAGCAAGGTTACAGCAAGACTTATGGTGCCCGAGCTTTAAGGCGGGAGATCACATCGATAATCGAAGACCTCTTGAGTGAAGCCCTACTTGCTGGAGATTACAAGCCTGGTGACACTGCCATTATTGATTTGGATGACACTGGGAATCCACATGTGACAAATCAATCAAACCCGAGAATGCACTTGTCTGATACAACTCCCATTTTGTAG
- the LOC133797553 gene encoding leucine--tRNA ligase, cytoplasmic yields MAAEGGKSFARRDRLLEIEAQVRNWWEDAQVFRAEAGDKPPKPDEKFYGNFPFPYMNGFLHIGHAFSLSKLEFASAFHRLRGANVLFPFGFHCTGMPIKASADKLAREIQQFGNPPNFSNVVEQVAEEAEAEDANDGAPPEKFKGKKSKAVSKAGGQVYQWEIMRSFGLSDSQIPEFQDPYKWLEFFPPLAMEDLKALGMGVDWRRSFVTTDKNPFFDVFVRWQMRKLKAMGKIVKDLRYTIYSPLDGQPCADHDRASGEGVQPQEYTIIKMEVLKPFPPQLGVLEGKSVFLASATLRPETMYGQTNAWVLPDGKYGAFEINDTEVLILTKRAALNLAYQRYSRVPEKPTCLVELTGLDLIGLKLKSPLAFNEVIYALPMLTILTDKGTGIVTSVPSDAPDDYMALHDLKSKPALRAKYGVKDEWVLPFEIVPIINIPEFGDKAAEKVCLDLKIKSQNEKDKLAEAKRLTYLRGFTEGTMLVGEFAGRKVQEAKPLLRNKLIETGEAIIYSEPEKRVMSRSGDECVVALTDQWYITYGESEWKKLAEECLSNMNLYFDETRHGFEHTLSWLNQWACSRSFGLGTRIPWDEQFLVESLSDSTIYMAYYTIAHFLHNEDMYGTSRSPITPEQMTDEVWDFLFCGGPYPKSSDIPSSLLSKMKQEFEYWYPFDIRVSGKDLIQNHLTFCIYNHTAIMQKQHWPRGFRANGHIMLNSEKMSKSTGNFRTLRQAIEEFSADATRFSLADAGDGVDDANFVFETANAAILRLTKEISWMEEVLAADSSLRSGPPSTYADRVFANEINIAVTTTEQHYRNYMFREALKTGFYDLQAARDEYRFSCGAGGMNRELVWRFMDLQTRLITPICPHYAEYVWKELLKKEGFVITAGWPVAEVPDLTLKTANKYLQDSIVLMRKLLQKQISGSKKGNKKGVPVTTCTEDNNLVGLIYVNEQFDGWKAECLKMLRDRFDNSTRTFTSNEDGLILEAIQNSPVRPNDNFKLTQKVCMPFMRFKKDEAIALGAQALELKLPFGEIEVLRENLDLIKRQIGLEDVEVLSITDPDALAKAGSLVRLIHQNPPSPGNLTAIFLPRC; encoded by the exons ATGGCGGCGGAAGGTGGGAAAAGCTTTGCTAGGAGAGACCGTCTTTTAGAAATTGAAGCACAGGTTCGGAATTGGTGGGAAGATGCACAGGTTTTCAGGGCTGAAGCTGGTGATAAGCCACCTAAGCCAGATGAAAAGTTCTATGGAAATTTCCCTTTCCCATATATGAATGGTTTTTTGCATATTGGACATGCATTTTCTCTCTCAAAGTTAGAGTTTGCTTCAGCTTTTCATAGATTAAGAGGTGCCAATGTGCTGTTTCCTTTTGGTTTCCATTGTACGGGTATGCCCATCAAGGCCTCAGCTGATAAACTTGCACGTGAGATCCAACAGTTCGGGAATCCGCCCAATTTTTCAAATGTTGTGGAACAAGTAGCCGAGGAGGCAGAAGCTGAGGATGCAAATGATGGTGCACCTCCAGAAAAGTTCAAAGGCAAGAAGTCCAAGGCTGTGTCGAAAGCAGGGGGACAAGTCTATCAGTGGGAGATTATGCGTAGCTTTGGTCTCTCCGACAGTCAGATACCGGAATTCCAGGATCCATATAAGTGGTTGGAGTTCTTTCCTCCATTGGCAATGGAAGACCTTAAGGCTCTTGGCATGGGTGTTGATTGGAGGCGTTCCTTTGTTACAACGGATAAAAACCCCTTTTTTGATGTCTTTGTTAGGTGGCAGATGAGGAAATTGAAGGCCATGGGAAAGATTGTAAAAGATCTAAGGTACACAATTTATTCTCCATTGGATGGGCAGCCATGTGCTGATCATGATAGGGCATCCGGTGAAGGAGTTCAACCCCAAGAATACACCATTATCAAGATGGAGGTGCTGAAACCTTTTCCTCCTCAATTGGGTGTGTTGGAGGGGAAAAGTGTGTTTCTGGCTTCGGCAACGTTGAGACCTGAGACCATGTATGGGCAAACAAATGCATGGGTATTGCCCGACGGGAAGTATGGAGCATTTGAAATTAATGATACAGAAGTACTTATTCTCACAAAAAGAGCAGCTCTTAACCTTGCTTATCAAAGATACTCTAGGGTCCCTGAGAAACCAACTTGCTTGGTTGAGCTGACTGGTTTGGACTTGATTGGCCTTAAGTTGAAGTCTCCACTTGCATTCAATGAGGTCATTTATGCTCTTCCCATGCTGACCATCCTGACAGACAAAGGTACTGGAATTGTTACCAGTGTTCCTAGCGATGCTCCTGATGATTATATGGCTTTGCATGATTTGAAATCAAAGCCAGCTCTTAGAGCGAAGTATGGTGTGAAGGATGAATGGGTCTTGCCATTTGAGATTGTACCTATCATCAATATTCCAGAATTCGGAGATAAGGCTGCAGAAAAAGTTTGCTTGGATCTGAAGATCAAAAGTCAGAACGAAAAGGATAAGTTGGCAGAAGCCAAGAGGTTGACATACTTGAGAGGATTTACTGAAGGAACAATGCTTGTTGGGGAATTTGCAGGACGGAAAGTCCAGGAGGCAAAGCCCCTGTTAAGGAATAAACTTATAGAAACAGGTGAAGCAATCATTTATAGCGAACCAGAGAAGAGGGTGATGTCCCGATCTGGTGATGAATGTGTTGTTGCTCTAACAGATCAATGGTACATCACATATGGTGAGTCAGAATGGAAGAAGCTAGCTGAGGAATGCCTTTCCAACATGAATTTGTATTTTGATGAGACACGACATGGATTTGAGCATACTTTGAGTTGGCTTAACCAGTGGGCATGCTCACGTTCATTTGGGCTTGGAACACGAATCCCTTGGGATGAACAATTCTTAGTTGAGTCATTATCTGATTCGACTATTTACATGGCTTACTACACCATTGCTCACTTTCTACATAACGAAGACATGTACGGAACCAGTAGATCTCCAATTACACCTGAGCAAATGACTGATGAGGTTTGGGACTTTTTGTTTTGTGGTGGCCCATATCCAAAATCATCTGATATACCTTCATCACTTCTTAGTAAGATGAAGCAGGAGTTTGAGTACTGGTATCCATTTGATATCCGAGTTTCTGGAAAAGATTTAATCCAAAATCATTTGACTTTCTGCATTTATAACCACACAGCAATTATGCAGAAGCAACACTGGCCTCGTGGCTTTAGAGCCAATGGACACATAATGCTGAATTCGGAAAAGATGTCCAAGTCTACTGGAAATTTTAGAACACTCCGCCAGGCAATTGAGGAATTTTCTGCTGATGCTACACGTTTCTCTTTGGCTGATGCTGGTGATGGTGTTGATGATGCAAATTTTGTATTTGAGACTGCAAATGCTGCCATCCTACGGCTGACAAAAGAAATCTCATGGATGGAAGAAGTTCTGGCTGCAGACTCTTCTTTGAGATCAGGCCCCCCATCTACTTATGCTGACCGTGTCTTTGCAAATGAGATAAATATTGCTGTGACAACGACTGAACAGCATTACCGCAATTATATGTTCCGGGAAGCTCTTAAGACTGGGTTTTATGATCTTCAAGCTGCCAGGGATGAGTATAGATTTTCTTGTGGTGCTGGGGGAATGAACCGTGAATTAGTATGGCGTTTTATGGATTTGCAGACTCGCCTCATTACTCCAATTTGCCCTCACTATGCTGAATATGTTTGGAAGGAACTTTTAAAGAAGGAAGGATTTGTGATTACTGCTGGTTGGCCTGTGGCTGAGGTTCCAGATTTAACCTTGAAGACTGCCAATAAGTACTTGCAAGACTCTATAGTATTAATGAGAAAGCTGCTTCAAAAGCAAATTTCAGGTTCAAAGAAAGGCAATAAGAAGGGTGTGCCTGTAACGACGTGTACTGAAGACAACAATCTAGTTGGTTTGATCTACGTCAACGAACAATTTGATGGATGGAAAGCAGAGTGCTTGAAAATGCTTAGAGACAGATTCGACAACAGCACACGTACTTTTACTTCAAATGAGGACGGGCTGATATTAGAAGCTATCCAAAATAGCCCTGTACGCCCAAATGACAATTTTAAATTAACCCAGAAGGTTTGTATGCCTTTCATGAGGTTCAAGAAGGATGAGGCAATTGCACTAGGGGCTCAGGCCTTAGAGTTGAAGCTTCCATTCGGAGAGATAGAAGTGCTTCGGGAGAACTTGGACTTGATCAAAAGACAAATTGGTCTTGAGGATGTAGAAGTTTTGTCAATCACTGATCCTGATGCGCTTGCAAAAGCTGGGTCTCTTGTTAGACTGATTCACCAGAATCCTCCGTCCCCCGGAAACCTAACTGCCATATTTTTGCCAAG GTGTTAA